In a single window of the Flavobacterium sp. W4I14 genome:
- a CDS encoding hypothetical protein (product_source=Hypo-rule applied; cleavage_site_network=SignalP-noTM) gives MRLISCVALLMVIPAIGLLTKANKFTDDKRPETPVHEHIVNDSASFKLFKPTGKAAKFEGAPTVFATDYRLSVFKPMCLSPAPLFTINKIK, from the coding sequence ATGAGACTGATTTCTTGCGTAGCGCTTTTAATGGTTATACCAGCAATTGGACTTTTAACCAAAGCGAATAAATTTACTGATGATAAAAGGCCGGAAACCCCAGTACATGAACACATTGTAAATGATTCAGCTTCATTTAAATTGTTTAAACCTACTGGTAAGGCTGCTAAGTTTGAGGGGGCACCTACTGTATTTGCAACTGATTATCGGTTGAGTGTTTTTAAGCCTATGTGTCTCAGCCCAGCTCCATTGTTTACAATTAATAAAATAAAGTAG
- a CDS encoding alpha-L-fucosidase (product_source=KO:K01206; cath_funfam=3.20.20.80; cleavage_site_network=SignalP-noTM; cog=COG3669; ko=KO:K01206; pfam=PF01120; smart=SM00812; superfamily=51445), translating to MKNILKSALVTLAAIVIINPADAQWTGPKSKPTKEVEVKYGTLTPPHRTDADMEAFRSYGLGQFIHWGIYSIAGNEWNGVSARGGAAASEWIRSWGGPTAPKDWTKTYDNLYKQFNPKNFDAKRWAKQAKDMGAKYVIFTTKHHDGFALWPTKYSDYNVSASPYKKDIVKQIVDAYTAEGIDVYLYFSILEWNNPNYMGKAPKTDEEKEKFGKFLAYTRNQLLEQLDNYPKIKGFWFDGTWDASWKSAYEFTYNLEKELREKHPGLIIGSRFRNDEHGSRHFDSNGNILGDYEQGWERKLPAEFEWLNGNDWDAVMTIPPNGWGYMKDWSGIYTKTTDDLLDMLMRSVSMNGNFVLNFGPDGNGNMHPEEDKIAKEIGEWIKINAEAVYGVRHAALTPSKLGYFTQKADNLYLTVFNQPVNGIVRIAVPKNAKQVPGTAALLINSKNLALKQADLGLDLDKNTYYDVILPKGFQPNKAFVIKMKLVAPKAKAAKLMDAKM from the coding sequence ATGAAGAATATATTAAAGTCTGCTTTGGTTACCCTTGCTGCTATAGTTATAATAAACCCCGCAGATGCACAATGGACAGGACCGAAGAGCAAGCCTACAAAAGAAGTTGAAGTTAAATACGGAACCCTAACACCACCACACCGTACCGATGCCGATATGGAAGCCTTTCGCAGTTACGGTTTAGGGCAGTTTATCCATTGGGGAATTTATTCTATCGCAGGTAACGAATGGAATGGGGTAAGTGCAAGGGGTGGTGCAGCAGCATCAGAGTGGATCCGCTCCTGGGGTGGGCCTACCGCACCAAAAGATTGGACCAAAACTTATGATAACCTGTACAAACAGTTTAACCCGAAAAACTTCGATGCCAAACGCTGGGCTAAACAAGCCAAGGATATGGGGGCAAAGTATGTGATTTTTACCACCAAACACCATGATGGCTTTGCACTTTGGCCAACCAAATATTCTGATTACAATGTTTCTGCATCGCCTTATAAAAAAGATATTGTAAAACAGATTGTGGATGCTTATACTGCCGAAGGTATTGATGTATATCTCTATTTCTCAATTTTAGAATGGAATAACCCAAATTATATGGGTAAGGCCCCCAAAACCGACGAAGAGAAAGAAAAATTCGGTAAATTTTTAGCTTATACCCGAAACCAGCTTTTAGAGCAACTGGATAACTATCCGAAAATTAAAGGTTTCTGGTTTGATGGTACCTGGGATGCTTCGTGGAAAAGTGCTTACGAATTTACCTACAATCTAGAAAAAGAACTTCGAGAAAAACATCCTGGATTAATTATCGGTTCGCGCTTCCGTAACGACGAACACGGCTCGAGGCACTTCGATTCGAATGGCAATATTTTAGGCGATTACGAACAAGGATGGGAGCGTAAGTTACCTGCAGAATTTGAGTGGTTAAACGGTAACGATTGGGATGCGGTAATGACTATCCCACCAAACGGTTGGGGATATATGAAAGATTGGTCGGGGATTTATACCAAAACTACCGACGATTTATTGGATATGCTGATGCGTTCGGTATCGATGAATGGCAATTTCGTATTAAACTTTGGGCCCGATGGCAATGGAAATATGCATCCCGAAGAGGATAAAATTGCAAAAGAAATTGGCGAGTGGATAAAAATAAATGCCGAGGCGGTATATGGCGTTCGCCATGCTGCATTAACACCTTCTAAATTAGGCTACTTTACTCAAAAGGCCGATAACCTTTATTTAACTGTTTTTAACCAACCTGTAAACGGTATTGTGCGCATTGCGGTGCCAAAAAATGCTAAACAGGTTCCAGGTACAGCTGCACTTTTAATAAACAGCAAGAATTTAGCCTTAAAACAAGCAGACCTTGGTTTGGATCTGGATAAGAATACCTATTACGATGTAATATTGCCAAAAGGTTTTCAACCCAACAAAGCATTTGTAATTAAAATGAAACTGGTGGCGCCAAAAGCAAAAGCAGCAAAGTTAATGGATGCTAAAATGTAG
- a CDS encoding hypothetical protein (product_source=Hypo-rule applied; cath_funfam=2.30.30.240; superfamily=81540; transmembrane_helix_parts=Inside_1_6,TMhelix_7_24,Outside_25_28,TMhelix_29_51,Inside_52_57,TMhelix_58_77,Outside_78_78) encodes MYHANSAIYITAPVIYIIVPVIYITAPTIYITAPAIYIIVPMIYIIVPAIYITAPVIYIKISGLRIISLIILIWMYAH; translated from the coding sequence ATGTATCACGCCAATAGCGCGATTTATATTACTGCACCCGTTATTTATATTATTGTACCCGTGATTTATATTACCGCACCCACGATTTATATTACCGCACCCGCGATTTATATTATCGTACCCATGATTTATATTATTGTACCCGCGATTTATATTACCGCACCCGTGATTTATATTAAGATATCAGGCTTAAGGATTATTTCATTGATAATTCTGATATGGATGTATGCCCACTAG
- a CDS encoding NagD protein (product_source=KO:K02566; cath_funfam=3.40.50.1000; cog=COG0647; ko=KO:K02566; pfam=PF13242,PF13344; superfamily=56784; tigrfam=TIGR01457): MKQGLLIDMDGVIYSGEELIFGADKFIKNLIDEDIPFAFMTNNSQRTALEVVRKLKGLGIKVEESHVYTSAMATGKFLSDQSPSGTAYVLGEGGLLSSLHDHGITLVNTDPEFVVLGEGRNFTLEMVQRAVDMILAGAKFITTNRDPSPKKPGWNNLGIAATTAMIEEATGRKAFVTGKPSPVMMRSARKFLGLETSETTVIGDTMETDIQGGVQMGYKTILVLSGISSKDTLGHYAFKPDMIASSVDEIKFPLAWWEGK; encoded by the coding sequence ATGAAACAAGGATTATTAATAGATATGGATGGGGTGATTTATAGCGGGGAAGAATTGATATTTGGTGCTGATAAATTCATTAAAAACTTAATTGATGAAGATATTCCTTTTGCATTTATGACCAACAATAGTCAGAGAACTGCTTTAGAAGTAGTACGCAAACTTAAAGGATTGGGTATAAAAGTGGAAGAAAGCCATGTATACACCAGCGCAATGGCTACAGGAAAATTCCTTTCCGATCAAAGTCCAAGTGGTACCGCTTATGTATTGGGAGAAGGTGGTTTATTAAGCAGCTTGCACGATCACGGTATTACTTTGGTAAACACCGATCCAGAGTTTGTGGTACTGGGAGAAGGTAGAAACTTTACGCTCGAAATGGTGCAGCGTGCTGTTGATATGATTCTTGCTGGAGCTAAATTTATCACCACCAACAGAGATCCATCGCCAAAGAAACCAGGTTGGAATAATTTAGGCATTGCTGCAACTACTGCCATGATTGAAGAAGCAACCGGCAGAAAAGCATTTGTCACAGGCAAACCAAGTCCCGTGATGATGCGCTCGGCACGTAAATTTTTGGGATTGGAAACCAGTGAAACTACGGTTATTGGTGATACCATGGAAACAGATATACAGGGAGGTGTTCAAATGGGATATAAAACCATTCTGGTGCTTTCGGGCATCTCAAGCAAAGACACTTTAGGACACTATGCTTTTAAACCCGATATGATTGCAAGCTCTGTGGATGAGATTAAGTTTCCTTTGGCCTGGTGGGAAGGTAAATAG
- a CDS encoding hypothetical protein (product_source=Hypo-rule applied; cleavage_site_network=SignalP-noTM) codes for MRNAFKLITVFLIVLTILSACKKKTDNPMDFTIDAQNLTPCIEGSCLFEYVNYVAMPDQQTALTTGQYRIFLATKSNSFSTTRIYMQAPMKGDKFLLTDADILAGKVKHLFSCASCDYFNLTPIAGTIKGIKVANANNSGERWLLDAHIVVAAEKSKIPLDTINIKQYFNLAVK; via the coding sequence ATGAGAAACGCTTTTAAGTTAATCACCGTCTTTTTGATTGTATTAACCATCTTGAGTGCATGCAAAAAGAAAACGGATAACCCAATGGATTTTACCATTGATGCACAAAATCTAACTCCTTGTATAGAAGGAAGCTGCCTGTTTGAATATGTTAATTATGTAGCAATGCCCGATCAGCAGACTGCACTTACCACTGGGCAATACCGGATTTTTTTGGCTACAAAGAGTAATAGCTTCAGCACCACGCGGATATATATGCAAGCACCAATGAAGGGTGATAAATTTTTATTAACGGATGCTGATATTCTGGCTGGAAAGGTAAAACATCTGTTTTCTTGCGCTTCATGCGACTATTTCAACTTAACTCCGATTGCAGGTACAATTAAAGGAATTAAAGTGGCTAACGCTAATAATTCAGGCGAAAGATGGTTGCTGGATGCTCATATTGTTGTAGCAGCCGAAAAATCTAAAATACCCTTAGATACCATCAACATTAAACAA